Below is a genomic region from Vanessa atalanta chromosome W, ilVanAtal1.2, whole genome shotgun sequence.
ACCATCAGTGTATACTCCCTTCGTTGAAAAACTCACTCGCTCCCGTCGAGGGCGCTACTCTCCAATTAATAGGCTAATCATCGatcataacaatatttataaatcgctCAATATGATTAACAATGAGAAAAAGTCAAACGAAGCTCttattgttgatatatttaatgacaaattgAATCTCTTtcgcaaaaaaatatcaatgctttttaaatagtaatgtatAAATTGTTGTCTTGAATCTATGTTTTAACCCCTTTATTAATTGTaccttataattaattgtttgcatttaatcgtattttaatcgtaaatcttaatgtattctaataataatatcttattcattttatttatatttatgtgttaatttttctaataattgaattcttaatatctctttctaattgtaattaatattgtaaatctggaaattattatattttgttaacttgTAATATTGACATATCTTGCAACACCTATAATTAAGGAGACACTTGGTTTATATAAACCTTATGTTTAATGTCTATATTGTGTGTATGAGTGTACTTCTTGTTGgtgttgatattataataaataaaataaaaaaataaagtagaaaGCATTGTTACAAAATGttcaaaattcttaaaataattaaacataaattttgcaCCTagtcacacaaaaaaaaaaagtacaatttaatattttgaacaattacaaaaaaaaaataatatataatattacgaacATACTCATTAACTAATATCATGGTTACACAATTAACAAATACGATTATGATTGAGTACACATAATACAGATACAGCTAAAACAGTCGATACGATGACAGTCGACTAGGGAGTGAATCTTACTGTAGGTTTGCTGATGCGTCCTGATCTGGTTACCATGGGCTCCTTGTTAATGTTAGATGGCTCTATACTGGGCGATATTGCTATGTCATCAGAGTGTAACGTGAACGCGGGCTTGagtctatctatactaataattttctGCGTATCTCCctcttgaattttaaaatatttatttgttcgacttaaaattttgtatggacCAGAATACGGAGTAGTAAGCGGCCTTGACACTCGGTCGCAACGAACAAATACATGTGAACATTTTTCAAGTTCCGGGAgtacaaaaattttgttttgacgTAATTGGCGCCTTGGTATTGCTGCTATATGCCTTATTTTCTGCCTTAACGcttgtaaaaatgtttcttCACTAGAGATTTCTGGCTTTTTCAGCTCAAAAAAATCACCAGGAAGTCTTAAAGATTCACCATACACCAACTCAGCTGCACTTATCTGAGTATCATCCCTGTAACTTGCTCTTAATCCTAGTAATACGCTAGGTAGCTCTTTAACCCAATTATCTGTGTTACCTCTGCATATAAGAGAAGTTTTAAGAGAACGATGCCACCTTTCAACTGCACCGTTTGCCTGTGGATGGTATGCTGTAGTTCTTATTCTTGTTATTCCCACTCTTCTGGCTAGTTGGTTAAATAAGTTCGACTCAAATTGACGTCCTTGATCTGTCGTTACTCTCAATGGACAACCAAATCTAGTAATCCAGCCATAATAAACGACTTCGGCTACACTTTCTGCTGTTATGTCCTTTAAAAGATACGCTTCAGGCCAACCAGTGCTTCTGTCCaacattgttaatatatatcgaTATCCATTGCAATATTTAAGAGGACCCACgatgtctatttatttatttatttatttatttttttggataaCCATGCGTTATGTTATAaagactatataataaaaatgactaaTGTCCTTTTAATTATAGGTTATCACATCAtgcaaaacattaatattgtagtgtatcaaaaattaaattaagaaacaataatgattaaaaatacaataaatctcttacattattcaatttaatcataataatataaacattacataataattaaacattaacatttgataatattataatatctatacaattaccacgaaattaaacactatattttgattattatattattttgattattacattaaatgtggcttaaatttaaattttaaattaactaggaaataaatctatacctaaatttataaatatacatatactttaaggaaaatatagtatatatgcaTATTTATAGAAAGAGTCTTTAATTTGAGATCCaagtttaacttaattttaatagtgcaTGCATTCATGATTTGAAAAGTAGGTCAAAATTTTTTGTCTAAACTGTACCTGTTTATCATGACATATgtccaaattattaatttctttagcgatttgattatataatgtCGCCATTCTGGGAATTGGTGAATTTTTACCTAACTGAGTCCTGTATGTTGCAACTTGAAATAGTTTGCAAGGATATCGTGGTACTTTTGATGGAACTCGAAATAGAAATCTATTTAAGAGATCTGGACAGtcaattttgttgtttaaaagtttaaaaagaaacattaaacataGGGTTTTCCTTCTCATTTCaagactaaatattttaaagtactttaagCTGtcattataattcttaaattttagtttaaacttATATGATATTTGCCTCAAGAAacgtttttgaatattttcaatccTTGAGGTATGGAGTTTTTTATAAGGTGACcaaataatattacagtatTCCAGTTTACCACGGACAAGACTAATAAAGATCTTAAAAATTGTTGCAGTATTCTTGAATCCTTTAGTGCTGCGCATAACAAAACCAAGAGATCTGTTCGCTAGTTCCAGGCTACGATCAATGTGGGGAATAAAACTAAGACGACTGTCCATGATGACACCGAGATctctaatattattagtttcggATAATACTCTTCCATTGATGAAATATTTGgacggaaaaatattttttttgcgtgtaaattttatatggaCACATTTCTCGACATTGAGATACATTTTGTTCGTCCTACACCATTTAGTTAACCTATTGAGATCTTCCTGTAAAAGATGTTGATCCCTTACATCCTTTATGACTCGCATCAATTTTAAGTCATCCGCAAACAGACTCATACCACTATTATTGGATATGTTCACTATGTCgtttatgaaaatgttaaaaaataaaggacCCAAGTTCGATCCCTGAGGGACACCAGAATAATTAGCAAAAGGGTCAGATTGATATCCATCGAGTACCACAATAGAAGATCGTCCTAACAGATATGATTTGCACCAATTTAGTAATGGATTTGATATTCCATATGCTAAGAGTTTTTGTAATAGTAAAGTGTGGTTTATTTTATCGAAAGCTTTAGAAAAATCTGTATAGATAGCATCCACCTGATGGCCATGATCAACATTTTCGACAATATCTGTTACATAAATTAGCAAATTCGTACTCGTAGACCGTTTCACCATAAATCCATGTTGTTTTTCGCTTAGAGAAAATTTaacatgattataaatataaggatACACAATAGACTCGAAAACTTTTGCCATCGTAGATATTATTGAGATGGGACGATAGTTATTTATTAGGTGTCTCTTACCTGATTTATAGATTGGGACAATTCTGCATAATTTCCACATGTCAGGAAAGCACCCATCTCTTAACGATTTGTTGTAAATAATCGTAAGTGGTATGGAAATCTGTTCAGCACATTTGGTTAAGAATATAGGGGGAATGTCATCAGGTCCAGCTCCCTTACTTTGGTCGAgtctttttaatcttttatacaCCTCTTCACGAGTAAATTCGAAGTGTTGAATTTCATTGTGAGTGCTGCGAATGTCTATAGAATCAGTACTAGTTGAGTTAAATGTCTATGTGAATATGTTCAAATCTATCACTTTTTTCAAACGACTTAAATGGTGAAATATTGTGTCTTTGAACTTTGGACCTTTGGCATTCCAAACATGATCTAGTCcatgatgaaatatatttgttcattGATTTCCAGAAGTATCTCTCTCGCATCATATTTCTCGTTGTTCGTATGCCGGGGTGACTAATTCCATGAATCGCGTTGTAAGCCGATGCGCGGAATTCCAACGGCAAATAAGGACGAACTTTTCCATGCGATGTTTCGCAATAAATATATGCATTACAGTTAGGAATTTtcacctttttaatatttagagtttTAGACTTTAATAGTTCTAGCAGCTCTGCATCATTACCCTGTGCCTTAGCTAGGTCTTCATAATTAATTGTGGATGAAAAATCAATGGTAGCGATTCGAGATAAAGCATCTGCCACAGTATTCTCTGAACCACTAATATGGTCAATTCTTGTACAAAATTGCATCACGTAGTCTAAGTGTCTCAATCTCCTAGGGGTATCGTTATTTCCAAAAGAATTCTTCGAAAATGCTTGCACTAAAGGTTTATGATCCGTGTAAACTGTTACAGGTCGTCCCTCAATTAAGGATCGGAAATACTTTATTGCCATATATATAGCTAATAATTCTCTGTCGAATGTACTATAGCGCTGTTGAGCCTCACTAagtttacttgaaaaaaaacctAAAGGTTTCCATGAGGTACCTTCTTTTTGTTGAAGTACTGCTCCAGCACACGTGTTAGAACAGTCTGTCATGATAGAGATAGGAACACCCGCGATAGGAAATGATAGTGTAACTGCACTTTTTAGGCTCTGTTTACACTGTTCAAAGGCTTCTATCGTCTCTTGAGTCCAAGGTATCAagcttttgtttttctttttgctATTCCGCAAATACATGTTTAATTTTGCTTGAACACCTGCAGCACCTGGGAGAAGACgtctataaaaatttattatcccTAAAAAACGTCTTAACTCATCAACTGTTTGTGGCCTTGGAAACTCACTTAATGCCTTAACACGATCTTCTAAGGGGTTTAGTCCTTTTTCAGAAATGTGAAACCCTAAGAAGTCCAGTTCGGTTTTCCCAAACTCGCATTTCGCTAAATTTATCGTTAAGCCGAATTTATTTAACCTCTCAAATacgatttttaaatgttcttgATGTTCGACTTCTAAAGATGACGCTATGATGACGTCATCAATGTATGAGAATAAAAAATTGAGATTTTGAAAAACTTCATTGTTTAACCCTTTCAGcgacagaatattttaatatttttttcctgtaTGCCGTCATACATATTATCATCTACGAGATAAATCGTACCTGGCATAGTGGAACACAGATCCTTTAGAATATGCCGACTACGAGTATACTCGTATACGAATATACTCGTAGTCGGCATAGATAAATGTATTCATTCGTAATTGTGGCGGGAAAACAGGAATCAACCTGTCGTGCTCGGGAGCTAGTCAAGAACTAACAGTGCAAATAGTTTCGACAGGTTAGGGGGCGTGACCTATGAATGAATGGTGGCGTGAGAGCGACATAATCAGTTAATCTGCGTAATGCTGTCGTAAAGAGTAATTATTTGCATCAAATATGACTAAGCGGTTAAGTGAACAAGAAATATCTGAATTAGCAAACCGAGAAAGTAGTGCCGAGAGTGGGGACGATTTCTCATCGACAGATGAAGACGAGTTGTATGTACAACCTGATACAAACTCTTCCGATTGTTCGTTTTCGGAGCATGAAAATGCTGGGTATCGTTCAAACGTGCAAGACCGACGACAACCTCTTACGTTACAACGTGAATCGTCTTCTTTGTCAGACGGTGGTGCTCAAGATACGCGTGACTCAGAACTGCAGCCAAGATCGCCCGAAAACGAATCTTTAGTGGGAGAAAACGAGGATAATGAATGAATAGATGTATCATGCGAAATTCCTGACTTCCAATTTTTGGGTCCTGAGCCAGGTGCAAAGATACCTGTAAAAGCACAGCTCCTTCTGTGTATACTGATTTATTCTTCAGCGATGAATTCTTGCAAACTTTGGTTACGGAAACTAACCGCTACGCCACCCAAGTGCTTTCAACTCGCCGCTTGCAACGTTCTTCAAGATTGAAAGAATGGAGAGAAACAAATAAAGCTGAGATGAAGGTATTTATTGCCATTGTTTTAGATATGGGTATTTTGCAATTACCCCAAAAACCACTATACTGGAGTacacataaattatatgatattccaCTATTTAGAAGTTTGATGAGCCGAAATAGATTCCAGATACTGTTTAGATTCTTTCATTTTACAAACAACGAAGAAGTTGATGAGAATGaccgtatttataaaattagatatttggttgaacatttaaacaaattgatGCAAGATATTTATGCCCCATCTAAAGACTTATGCATAGATGAATCCGTAATGTCATGGAAAGGAAGGCTTTTCTTTCGagtgtacataaaaaataaaaaacatagataTGGCATCAAGATATATAAACTATGTGAAAGTAACGGCATAATACTGAAGATAAAACTTTACACAGGAAAATCAGAAGGCCAGGATGGTCGccaaacaataaaaattgtaacagaTTTATTAGAtgattacttgaataaaggtTACAGGGTATATACAGATAACTACTATAACTCCGTTGAGCTGACAAGAAAAATGAGTGCAAACAAAACTTACTTATGTGGAATTTTGCAATCAACCCGTAAGGGTAATCCAAAAGTTGTGACATCAGCGAAACTAAAGAAGGGTGAGATGATCTGGAGAAGAAATCGGGAAGTAGCAGTTTGCAAATGGAAAGACAAACGCGATGTTCTAACCATTTCAAATATGCACAATCCTGAAATGGTAAATACGAGAAATCGCAGAAATCAAGTAAAACTAAAACCAAACATGGTTGCCGATTACAATAACGGGATGGGAGGAGTAGATCACTCCGACCAAATGATTTCGTATTATGAAAGTATGAAAAAAACCAAATACTGGTACAAAAAATTTGcaattcatatttttcaaatgtttatacACAATGCTGCAAAAATACATAATAGCCAACCTGGCTTGAATAGATCAGAAAGAATACCTCTACTGAATTTCACCGAAAATGTCATCATCTATTTGTTAGGACAAAAGTATATTGACTACTCCGAAAGACCAGGACAGTCAAAAGAGGTGAATCAAAGAGCACCAATTTTGGTTCAACATTATTTGGAATATATACCACCTACAGAAAAGAAAAGTAAGCCAACTAAACCTAGTGTTGTCTGCTCAAAAAATAAGACTCGCAAAGAAACAAGATATTTTTGCCCATTGTGTACCAAAACTCCGGCGTTGTGTGtagttaattgttttaaagcTTATCACAgctaaattttgtatttctacagcaaaaaatacataattatgtcctcatttgtttgtttaatcaGAACAATTAGCCCTAACTTTGTCATGTCATATCTCTTTTCCATTAAAGTTGTaatctttgattttattatgtctTTTCTTTGCCAATGCCAAACTCTAAAAAACGATCTTACCTGTAGTGCCAAGAAATCAATTTTTGTGTAGGAGGCCCAACAAAATCTTCGAGAATACTCGTAGTCGGCACATGTTACAGTACACACTATGTTACAGTACCGAAATACGAGTATTCTCGTAGCTAGTTTTTAACTAAAGctagtgttcgtggtcacgggcagactgcccgtgaccacgaacactgcaaagtgctcgaaacgtcgggatgttaaaaataattaatatacgcgattaaatccgttaaaaactagttttatttcaatgtgtaataatcgcgaaaatctaagacaacattattctCGTAGCTGGCACGGAAAGGGTTAAAAATCTTTGAAACGTTTGAGCTGCATTTCTAAGGCCAAACGTCATTCGTGGAAACTCGTATAACCCAAATGGCGTTGTTATagcatttttttctatatcCTGCTCCGCTATACCGATATTATGATAAGCTCTTTGCAAGTCTAATCtcgtatatatgtttttattagctaATAAGTATGCACAATGCTGTATATGAGGAATCAGATATCTGTCCGGcttagtaataaagtttaaacgcCGATAGTCTCCGCACGGTCGTAATTCTCCATTTTTCTTGACTACTACATGAAGTGGAGAAGACCAGTTACTCTTGCTTGGTCTACATATGCCCATGTCTTGCATCCTTTGGAATTCAGCCTTTACCTTTTGAAATTTATCCGGTGGTAAAGGACGCGGGCGCGCGAACACAGGCGGCCCGTTTGTTTCTATATAATGGACTACAGAGTGGCGTGGAGTATCTTTGAAACACATTGGCTTAGTAATATCGGGATATAATGCTAATAAGTCACTATACGGATGGTTAGAGTTTATTGTTGTTATCGATCCTTGACCATCTAATCTCACTGACGCTAACACAGATAAATTCGTCATTTCGTCTATTAGTTTCTTCCTGAATACGTCTACTTCTAATTTATGGTGGCTTAAAAAGTCTGCGCCTAAAATTGGTTGATTTACTTCTGCTATAACGAAAGTCCAACGGTAGGGTCGccgtaaatttaaatctaaaaatgtttttatttcggtCCCATTAGCTACGTACAGACTGTACTCACTACAACTGTTACTACGATAAGGTCTCTTAGTCGCTGGAATAACTGAAATATTCGCACCAGTGTCCACTAAAAAATTGTAACCACTGTTTTTGTCCATAACACATAGGCGTTTAGAAGTCAAAATGGTGCCAATCTCCGCCTCCGATTGCACCATATTTAGTTTTCCTGATTGATCTTTTTCCAAGCACACGGCTCCATACATTTCGTTGCTCTATTCCGGTAGCGATAATGATACGAACAAAGCCAATCCGCACTATTGGGCGTGCGCCGGCTCATATTACGCCGTCGCGATGTAGACCGAGAGCGCGCGCGCCGAAAGTTGTGTATGCGATTTCTAAATGTAGGTTTTtgtgtttctaaataatttatccgcAGATTTAATTTAGCTATTTCGGCTAAAATTAAAGCTGTGTCATTAGAACTTGAAGTATTAGCCCTTATTTCCGAAATTTCTTGTGGCCTTGACGTCTCTATTATCTTGTCAGCGATAGCGGCCAGATTTTCTACATTCTTTACATCTGTAGTCGCTAAGACAGCTCGCACTGAGGCAGGAAGGTGTCCTTGCCACATAATAGATAGGGTTTCGTCTGGAATTTTATCTCTCGCCAATTCCTTCATTTTTCGAAGTAATTGAGACGGTTTTTGATCTCCCAATTCCATCTCGCTgagtaatttttgaaattgcCGAATTTCAGATTCTTCATTTACTTGCAATAAGCGTGATTTTAGAGCTTCAAATTTCTTAGTCTCGAGCggctttaataaaatgtcacttACTTGTTGAATCACCTCCTTGCCTAACTTAGCAACAACCAAATTGTATTTTGCTTCATCGCTCAGCTTCTGCGGTCCAAGTATTGCATCAGTTTGTACAAACCATAATCTGGGTTTATCACACCAGAACTCCGGAATCCtcgacaaaactgttatcgATGCTAAACCGGAGGAGTCATTTTGCGCTGCTGCTCCTGAACTGTTGGCGCTCGTCATTATGTAGGTTCTTGTGTCGGGGTCACCAAATATACCTTtactgtaggtatttttttataatttaattaaatattataagaggtGCAGAACAAACTACGAATCCAATTTTTACGTCTCTTTATTGCGCTTTCTACAGTATGACTGGCTGTACAGAGAAGTTACAACATCGAGCACGActatcttattacaaaaatatagtgttacaaaattaaatacttatgtgCACACGGCACATGcgattttcttaaaaaacagTTACTTTATTTAGGGCACATTGTGTCAAACGAAGGAGTTCTACCAGATCCAGaaaaaattagtataattagcAATTATCCAGTTCCTCAAAATGTTGACGACACTCGGAGATTTGTAGCGTTAgcaaattattatagaaaatttataccTAACTTTGCAGAAATAGCGtatcctttaaatttattatgtcgtaaaaatgtaaaatttaactgGAATAAAAATTGTCAAGAATCATTTGAAActttaagaaaatgtattatgtCCCCACCAGTTCTTCAATATCCCGATTTATCcgataaaaatcaatttatagttCAAACAGATGCGTCGGGTCACACGATAGgagctattttatttaattcagacGGACGATCTGTCGCTTTTGCCAGTAGGACTCTTAACAAGGCTGAGAGACAATATCCTACAATAGAAAAAGAATTATTAGCAATTGTTTGGGCAGTAATCTAGTCGATTACTAAAATTTAGACTCGTACTAGAAGAATACGACTATGTAATTGAATATGTGAAAGGCAAAGAGAATGCAGCTGCAGATGCATTATCTCGTGTGATTGTGACTTCAAAAGAATTGAAAGAGATGAATTGATGATTTTTGCGGGTATAGTGAAAAT
It encodes:
- the LOC125075631 gene encoding uncharacterized protein LOC125075631, encoding MTSANSSGAAAQNDSSGLASITVLSRIPEFWCDKPRLWFVQTDAILGPQKLSDEAKYNLVVAKLGKEVIQQVSDILLKPLETKKFEALKSRLLQVNEESEIRQFQKLLSEMELGDQKPSQLLRKMKELARDKIPDETLSIMWQGHLPASVRAVLATTDVKNVENLAAIADKIIETSRPQEISEIRANTSSSNDTALILAEIAKLNLRINYLETQKPTFRNRIHNFRRARSRSTSRRRNMSRRTPNSADWLCSYHYRYRNRATKCMEPCAWKKINQEN